Proteins encoded by one window of Tamandua tetradactyla isolate mTamTet1 chromosome 24, mTamTet1.pri, whole genome shotgun sequence:
- the TRAM1L1 gene encoding LOW QUALITY PROTEIN: translocating chain-associated membrane protein 1-like 1 (The sequence of the model RefSeq protein was modified relative to this genomic sequence to represent the inferred CDS: inserted 1 base in 1 codon): MAIRKKSAKNPPVLSQEFILQNHAVIVSCVGMVLLLGLLFEGTAEASIVFMTLQHSVTFSAAEQPTESASLYGYGVKDLATVFFYTLVAIIVHATIQEYVLDKISRLMQFPRTKQSKFNEPGQLSAFYLVSCIWXTFILISENDVTDPTLLWKARPHNMMTFQMKFFYIAPLAYWLHAFPELYFQKTRKQDIPRQFIYVGLHLSHIAGVYLLYLNHLGLVLLMLHYFVELLSHICGLLYIRDENCHKGFILWAFVFILGRLVTLIVPVLTVGFHLTRAETQKQDVTSGNFNVLAAKIAVLSSSCTIQAYITWNLINVQLQKWREESTFQVPCVKKKRTRKGRSSRKGTENEVETSNRADSPCNRKEKSS, encoded by the exons ATGGCGATCCGCAAGAAGAGCGCCAAGAACCCCCCAGTCCTGAGCCAGGAATTCATCCTGCAGAATCACGCGGTCATCGTCTCCTGCGTGGGGATGGTCTTGCTGCTGGGGCTGCTGTTCGAGGGGACGGCCGAAGCGTCGATCGTTTTTATGACTCTTCAGCACAGTGTCACTTTCTCTGCCGCAGAGCAGCCCACGGAATCAGCGTCCCTCTATGGTTATGGTGTCAAAGACCTGGCCACAGTTTTTTTCTACACGCTGGTGGCAATAATTGTGCACGCCACAATTCAGGAATATGTGTTGGATAAAATCAGCAGGCTAATGCAGTTTCCCAGAACGAAACAAAGCAAGTTTAATGAACCTGGTCAGCTGAGTGCCTTCTACCTGGTTTCTTGTATAT GTACATTCATTCTAATCTCTGAAAACGACGTGACAGACCCAACTCTCTTGTGGAAGGCTCGTCCCCATAACATGATGACATTTCAAATGAAGTTTTTCTACATAGCACCGTTGGCTTACTGGCTTCATGCTTTTCCTGAACTCTACTTTCAGAAAACCAGAAAACAAGACATTCCTCGGCAGTTTATCTacgttgggcttcacctctctcACATTGCTGGAGTTTACCTCTTGTATTTGAATCATCTGGGACTAGTCCTTTTGATGCTGCATTACTTTGTGGAATTGCTTTCCCACATTTGCGGCCTGCTTTATATTCGTGATGAGAATTGTCATAAAGGGTTTATTTTGTGGGCGTTTGTGTTCATTTTGGGGAGACTTGTGACTTTAATTGTTCCTGTACTCACTGTTGGTTTTCACCTTACTAGGGCGGAGACGCAGAAGCAGGATGTCACTTCTGGAAACTTCAATGTGTTAGCTGCTAAAATTGCTGTTCTGTCATCCAGTTGCACTATCCAGGCATACATAACGTGGAATTTAATTAATGTTCAACTTCAGAAGTGGCGAGAAGAATCTACTTTTCAGGTCCCATGTGTGAAGAAGAAACGGACACGTAAAGGCAGGTCTTCTAGAAAAGGAACTGAAAATGAAGTAGAAACTTCAAATAGAGCAGACTCTCCCTGTAATAGAAAAGAGAAGTCTTCATAA